The DNA segment CCGGAAGGAGTATGGCCGTCTCGGTACCCATGCCGGTCCACGCCCGCACCGAGTGCAGGATGCCTTTCGGCTTGCCCGTCGTTCCCGCCGAGAACCGGATGGTCTGCGGCGCCTCCGGCGGCATGACGATTCCCCTGTCCCGCTCCGAGGACGCGGCCAGCAGTTCCTCGTAGTCGAGAGCGCCGCTGGGCGCCGCGCCGTCGAACACCAGTACGTGGCGAAGCGTGACTGCCTGCTTGAGGTGGGGCGCGATGGCGTCGTAGTAGTGTCCCTGCACGATCAGCACGCTCGCGCCGATGGTGTTCAGCAGGTACAGGTTCGTCTCTGCGCTGTTGTGGGTGTAGAGGGAGGCTCTGACGTAACCGCCGAGCGCGATGCCGAGGACCAACTCCAGCGCTTCGGGGCTGTTGTCGGTGAGCGTGGCGACCCGTTCACCCTGGCTGACGCCAAGTCCGGCAAGCGCGTTGTCCAGTCGGCAGGACCGCAGATAGACCTGTCCGTAACTCTGGGTAACGCCCTGGTATATGATCGCAGGCTGACGCTCGTACCGCGTTCCTCCCGTACGAACCAAACTCGCAAGGTCCATCACAAGACCTTCCCGTGAGATGTCCGGATGCCCGATTCGCGACGGTCGCGTGGGCCGTGCCGTCACGCTAGGAGCCGCCGTGGCGCGCAACAATGGACCGAACCGACACCCGGCGGTGGTGCATCGGCACAGGGCTCCGACGCCGCCGACACGCCGAATGTGTTGCCGAGGTGGGTTACGCTGCGGCAAAACGGAGTACTCGAACGACCGGAGTCAGCCGTGCCCGACACCTCGCTGTGCAGCCAGACGGCGTCAACCCTCGGGATGGCGCCTGGCGAGTCACGCGAGTTCTGGCGGCTGACCGCCACGAGCTACCAATGCAACATGACCTGCGACTTCGCCGACGACGACGAGTCGGGAACGAGCACGCTGACCCGGTTGCGGACCGACCAGAACCAGGTACTGGCCTGGAACTCGCCTCAGGTGCGGTATCGCAGGAAGCCCGAGCACATGCGGCAGGACGGCATCGATTCCTACGTCCTGGTCCTGCCCGTCGCCGGTGCGGTGGACGTCGGTCTCGGCAACGGCAGGATGACGCTGCGACCCGGCCACGCGGCTCTCATCACCACGACAAGGCCGTTCGACGTCACCCACACCTCGGACGCTCGGCTTCGGGCGATCACGATCCAGCGCAGGGTGATTCACCAGCGGTTGAACAAGAAGACGGAGTTCGAAGCGCCCATCGACCTCGTCGACGGGCTTGGCGGGGTCGTGCACGACCTGATGAACAGCGCGCTGCGAGCGGCTGACCAGCTCTCCGCGAACGAATTCGACGCGGTGATCGACCGGCTGGTCGAGCTGGTGTGCGTGCTGGTGGGAACCGGCATGGTCGACGCGGGTGATCACTTCGGCGAGATCGAGACCGCGATCCGCCGCTACGTACGCGACAACGCGCACGACCCCGATCTCAACAGCGAACTGCTCGCCTCGGCGCTCGGCTGGTCGGCAAGGCAGATCCAGCTCGCGTTGCAACGATCGGGAACCACCTGCCGCGAACTGATCAAAGAAGAGCGGCTTTCCCTGGCGCGCCACCGGCTCACCAGCCCCGCCTACGGCGGGATGTCCATCACCGAACTCGCCCACCGGTGCGGTTTCTCCTCGCCGGGCAGGTTCAGCACGGCGTTTCGGGAGCGGTTCGGCAGCACGCCGCGAGAACTGCGCCGTGGCGAACACTGATCAGCGCTGACCTGGGTAAGCTTTGCCGATCAGGATTCGGTAGAAATGTCCGTTATGAAGAGGTTTGGCGCGACACCGTGACGGCTCTGCTCTGGGCAGGAGCGCTCGGGACCTGGCTGTTCGTGATCACGTTCCTGATCGACGGCCTCACCCGGCCCGGCTACCACCCGGTTCGTCACCCGGTCAGCGCACTCGCGCTCGGACCGCGCGGCTGGATACAAACGACCAACTTCGTCGTGTGTGGTCTCGCCGTGACGGTCGCCGCCTTCCCATTGGCCGGAGCGTTGGACAGCGGGATTCTCGCGGTCGCCGTCGGTGTCTTCGGCGCGGCGCTGGTCGCGTCAGGGGTGTTTCCGATGGATCCCATGCGCGGCTACCCGCCGGGCGCGCCCGATGGCACGCCTTCGGAGACCTCCCGGCGCCACGCCTTGCACGACTACGCGGGCATGGTGGTGTTCTTCGGCCTTCCGGTGGCGGCCGTCATCGCGGCCATCGTGGTCCCCGAGACCGGCTGGCGGTGGTACTCCGGTGTGACGGCCGCGCTGCTGTTCGCCGGGTTCGGCGCGTTCGGGACGGCGTGGGAGAACGACTCGCCGCGAGCAGGATTGATCCAGCGCCTCGTCATCGGGGCCGGCTGGCTCTGGCTCGGCCTGCTTTTCGTGCACGCCGCGACCTGAGCGGATCGGCACTCAGGAATCGGCCTGCTCGAAGTGGAAGACGACCATCGCGGGCACTCCTTCGTTCGCGGCGCGTGCCGCCTCGGGCACCATGGCGGCCAGGCTCCACGGCCACACGTCCCACGGGCCCGTCGTCGTTGCCGCCTGCCCCCGCGAGCCTGGCTCGACCGCGCGCGGCTCTTCGCAGCCGCGGAGCCGCAATCCCGCCGAGAGGGCGGCACGCAGATAGTCCCCGATGCGGTGGCGGTGGCTGATCACCCGTCCTGGACGACCATCAGCGCGGCGCACCGGCGGGATCGAACCGCGCGCGACCGCCTCGGGATGCACGTCGGCGATCACCAGGTGACCGCCAGGGCGCAGCACCCTGGCGAACTCCGCGATGACCGGTTCGAGCACGGGGAGATGCGTCAGCGCGAGACCGCAGACGACCAGGTCCACTTCGGAATCACCGACCGGAAGCCGGCGCAAGTCGCCGAGCAGGAACTCCCCCCTTGGCACCCGCGCACGGGCGCGCGCGAGCATCTCTGGGGAGCTGTCCACCCCGATGACCCGATGACCTCGCTCGGAAAGCCATTGCGCGTAACGGCCCGTGCCGCACGCGGCGTCGAGTGCGGCACCCGGCAACAGCTGATCGACGATTCGGCTCACCTCGGGCTCGTCAATGAGGAACGCGGCGTTGCCAGGCTGGTCGTACGTCTCGGACCAGATGCGGTATCCCTCAACCGTTTTCACGCGTTCCACATCCACGGCCGCCGTCGCCAGCGACTCGTCGTCGAGCAACCGGCGAACCTCGGCGATCCGCGACTCCACGAAGTCACGATCCAATTCCCCGGTGAACCCGCGCATCAACGCGAGGCCCTCAAGGCCGAGCAGGTAGGCCAGCGGATGTTCATGAATCACGAGGAGCGACGTTAATGACCAACGCGTGAACGGGCCACCGATTTATCGTCAGCCACTCACCCGAGTTCACCGTCGCGCGCGATCACCTTTCCAGCCCTGACAACGAGATCGCGGGCTGGAACGTCGACGACGATCTGCGCAAGGCATTCGCCCCGCACCAAGAAGAAGTCGGCAGGCGAACCCGGCCGCAAGTCCACTGCGGACAGTCCAAGTAGGTCTGCGCCGAACTCGGCCGCGGCGAGGAAACCCAGCTCCAGCTCGTCGTCGAGCCTTGCCCGCAACGAACTCGCCATGAGGTGGGCGCGGTGCAGCATGTCGGCGTTGCCGAACGGACTCCACGAATCGCGTACCCCGTCGGAGCCGAGCCCGACCTTGACCCCGAGTTCCCGCAGGCGGTTCACCGGCAGGGTCCGGCCCGCAGGGGCGACGGTGGTCAGGCCGACTCCGGTGACGGCGAGGTCAGCACCGAGCCGGTCCAGCTCGCCCTCGGTGAGATCGACCAACGCGAAGGCGTGGCTGATGGTAACCCTGCCGCCGAGCGACAGCGCACGGGTTCGGTCGATCACGTCGGCGATGACGTCGAGCCCGGCCCGTTCTCTGTCGTGCAGGTGCAGGTCGATGCCGATGCCGTACCGCTCAGCAAGGCCGAACAGCAGATCGAGCTGCCCGGCCGGATCGTCGTCGAATCCGATCGGATCGATGCCGCCGACGAAATCGGCGAGACCGCTTCTGGCGGCCTCCGTCAGCAGTTCGGCGGTGCCTGGCGCACGCCGCACCCCGTGCTGCGGGAACGCGACCGTCTGCATGTCGAGCACACCGGCAAGGTTGGCGCGTGCTTCGGCGACCCCCTCAAGCCCGGCGAGGCCGAAGTCGGGGGCGACATCGGCATGTGCCCTGACCGCCCTCGTGCCGTGGGCCGCGGCGTGGGCCAGCAATCCGCGCGCCCGTTCCTCGACCGGGGCGGGCAGGGTGCGGAGCAGCTCCGCATCCGCCCGCCCGAGCTCGGCGATTCCGGCAGCGGGCCGCCGCGAGACCCACGGCTGGCCCCATGCCGTCTTGTCCGGATGAATGTGTGTGTCCACCATCGTCGGCAGCGCGATGCGCCCGCCACCTTCGACGACCCGCGTCCCGGTGCCCTGCCCTGCCGCCGCGTGCCCGGTGATCACGCCGTCGGTGACGACGAGGTCCACCGGATCGGCGCCGAACGGCCGCACATTGGCGAAAACCGTGCTCGCATTCTCGCTGCTCATAGTGGGTTCGACCTTACTTGCCGGGCGCGTCGACCCCGGCCTGAACGAGGGAAGCGTAGAGTGAAAGCTGTGTTGGGCAATCGACCAAGGCGATTGCCCAGGGCCCGAGGAGCGGCATGACGTCCACGGCGGCGGATCGGGGCAGGGAGGTCCGGCACCGGTTACTGCGTGCAGCGGCGGAGCTGATCGCCGAACGCGGCTGGACCGCGGTGAGCACGCGGGTGGTGGCGGAGCGGGCCGGGGTGGCGCCTGGACTGGTGCATTACCACTTCGCTTCGGTGCAGGCATTGCTGTCGGCGGCGGCGACCGGCGCGATACGGGAGTCACTCGACGCGGTCGGGCCAATGCTGACCCAGGCCCGGACGCCCGCCGAACTGGTTGAGCTTTCGGTGGCGTCGCTGGATTCCTTCACCGGCGACGACCCGGTGTCCGTGCTGTTCATCGAGACCTATCTGGCGGCGACCCGCGACCCTCGGCTGCGAGACGCGGTGGCGGCGATCCTTGCGGACTTCCGGGAGCGGTACGCCGCCTGGTTCGGCGCGCACGGGGTCGCGGCCCCTGAGGCGACCGCCGTCGTGCTGGGGTCGGCCTTCGACGGTCTGGTGATGCGGCGAGCGCTTGACTCGACACTGACGGCCGAGGCCATCGCACCGGTGCTGACTCGAATGCTCACACCGGCGAGCGAGAAACTAGGAGGCAACGCGTGAAGACAACGAACGGACCTGAACCGGCACAAGTTTGGTCCACAGTGGACCCTGAGACGGGCGCGGCCGGAATGCCGGGAACTCCATCATGGCGGTGACCGATCGCAAGCCGAAAAGACTGCTACGACTGCTGCTGCGCGCGCCGATCTGGCTTTACCGCGCCCGCCTCGGCGCGCTTGCCGGGCACCGGTTGGTCTACCTCGCCCACCGAGGCCGCCGTACCGGCGCACGCCGCGAGGTCGTCGTGGAGGTCGTGCGCTACGACTCGAACATCCCCGAGGTCGTCGTTGTCGCGGCCTGGGGCGGTGCCCCTGACTGGTATCGCAACCTGCGCGCGGCCCCCGCGATCGAAGTGCGGCTGGGACGCCGACGGTGGCCGGAGCCCGAACACCGGTTTCTCGAAGCCGACGAGACCCTGCGGACCCTGCTGGCCTACCAGCGCGCCCATCCGCACGCGTGGAAGCGCATCGCGCCGCTACTCGGTTTCCCCTCCGATCCGGCCGATCCGCGCTGGCCCGAGGTCGCCGAGGAAGTGCACGCCATCGCGTTCACCCCGAGGACTGGTTAGGCCACATCACGCGCGGTGCAGCGCCAGGACCGGAATGGTGCGGATACCTTCGGTCTTGCGGCTGTATTCGGCGAAGCCGGGATAGCGATTGGCTTGCTCGGCGTAGACGCGGTCACGCCGCTCGCCGGTGATTTCCTCGACGGTGACCGGATACGTGTCGGTACCCACTTCGACGTCGCCGGTACCCGAAGAGGTCAGGTTGTAGTACCACGCCGGATTTGTCGGCGCTCCGGCTTTGCTGGCGAAGATGTAGATGGTGCCGGAATCGTGCTCGTCCGGCAGATACATCAGTGGAGTCACCAGCTCCTTTCCGCTTTTGCGCCCTCGATGGTGAATCAGGACCATCGGCGCGCCCGCGAACGGGCCCCCCACCCGGCCTTCGTTCTCCCGGAACTCGGTGATGATCTGGGTATTCCAGTCCGTGGAAGTGCTCATGGAAAGAATCCTCCTGTCAGGCGCACCGATCGGCATCTCAGTCGATCACCTGCCCGAACGACGTTGTGCCGCCGGGTATTCCCACCCTCTGGCATTCGACCGGATCAGGCGCTGCGCGCAGAAAGAAGCTCCCATAGCGAGCAATGCGAGCGCGGCGGCCAGCAGGCTGACATACCGGCTGCCGAGAAGTTCGATTCCGGCGGCTCCGACGAGCCCGGACATCGCGAAGGCACCCACCACATAAAACCCGACGGCCACGAGCGCCGCGCCGAAATGCCCGGTCGCCAGTGGCACTACGAGCAGCCCCGCCGTCAACCAGATAAGCGCGACGGCGACCACCCGAGCCCCACCAAGACGGTCGGTCAGGAATCCGGCGGCGAGATTGCCGATCGCACCGGCAATGCCGCCGACGAGCATCAGCAGCGCCAGCGCGACACCACTTCCGCCGGTGGCCGGAGCGTAGATGACACCGATGTAGGTGTAGGGGACGAACACCGCGGTGAAGGCCACCGGAATTGCGCGCTTGCGTCCAACCTGTGTCAGTGACGAAACGAAGGTCCGCTGCTCTGAAGAAGGCTCCACTACTGGTCATGCCGCCGGACCTGGTGGGCAGTCCACCGAGGTCCCTGGTGTTGAAGAAGCCTTCCCAGGCCACTGCTCTGCTCGTGCTCATCAGTCGGGCGCCCTGTTCTCACTGATGTTGTCGGTCGATTGGTTCACCGCTGCCCGCGAGTCGTCGTTGATGTGAGCAGACGGGAGCACTGCCGAAACTTGCCCCGCCCCTGGCGCGTCGGCCCACGAGGAGAAGGGCTGCCGCGGTGGCGGCGAGGACGATGGCTCCGGTGGCGCTGGCGGCTGTGTGTCCGGCGAGGTCGGCTTCGGCTGTTTCGGAGCCGTCGGTGGAGCGGCCACGGGCGGTCAGCAGCGCGATGGAGGTCAGCACGGCGGTGCCGATCGCGGCTCCGAGCTGTTGGGTGGCGTTGATGAGTGAGCTGGCGGTTCCGCTGAGGGAGCCGACGTCTCGGGTGGCGATGTTGGAGCCGGTGACCATGACAATGGTGCCGCCCGCGCCGAGGAGGACCATGGCTGGGAGGACGCCGGTGAGGTAGGTGGACTGTGGTGTCAGCAGCAGAAAAGTCCCGAGGGCGACGGCGGCCAGGGACAGGCCCGCGGCAAGGAGCCTGGCCGGTTCGGCGTCTGCTCGGGTGAGTCGGACAAGAAGGAAGGAGGTCAGGGTCGCGCTGAGACCGAACGGGATGAACGCCAGCCCGACGCTGAACGCGGAGTAGCCGAGGGGGCCTTGGAGGAAGGTCGTCAGCACCCACATGCCGGCGAACATGCCGGCTCCGAGGATGAAGACCGCCGTGAACGCGATCATCCTGCGGCGATCGGTGATCAGCGGTGTGGGAACGAGGGGATCGCTGGAGCGGCGCGCACTGAGCACGAACAGCGTCCCCAGCCCGAGAGCGGCACCGAGCAGGCTCGGGGTGAGTGGGTGAGTCCAGCCGACCTGGCTGGCGTAGTTCAGGCCGGTCACCAATGCGGCGACGGCCGCGGTCAGCAGCCCGGCACCGAGAATGTCGATGCGGCCACGAGCAGGCGCCTGGCCAGGTGGCGCGGTGGCCCGCAGCCCGATCGCGGCGACCAGGGCGAGAGGGATGTTGATCAGCAGGCACCATCGCCACGAAACGGTCTCGATCAGGGTTCCGGCGAGCAGGAAGGAACCGGCCGTGCCCATTCCCATGACAGCGCCGAGGATCGCGAACGCCTTCCGTCGCTGCGTGCCCGCCGGGAACATGACCGACAGCAGCGCCAACGCGGTCGCGGCCACCAGGGCGCCGGCCGCGCCCTGAACGCCGCGGGCGACCAAGAGCACCGCCGACGTCGTCGCGAGCCCGCCAAGCAGGGACGCGGCAGCGAACCCGACCAGGCCGGCGAGCATGCAGCGACGCAGCCCGAGAGCGTCGGCGATGCGTCCGCTGATCAGCATCAGCGCCCCGAAGCACAGCGAGAACACCGTCAACACCCACCCGCGGGTCGCATCCGCCATGCCGAGTTCGGCCTGGACCGCGGGCACCGCGGTGTTCATGATCGTCACCGCGCCGAACACGGTGACGTTGCCGGTGAGCACGAACACCAGCCCCCACCACCGGCGCCCACCGGCAGTGTCCGAGGGAGTGCGCGCCTGAACCTGTTCGCTCACGCCGCCGCCAGCTCCTGCCGTGCCGCGGCCAGCGTCGCGGCCAGCGTGGCCAGTCGGCCGCCCTGGTACCGGGCCAAGGCGAGTACGTCCTTGTTGGGCGGCCCGTCACCGCCGATGCTGCTGACCCCATAGGGGTTGCCGCCGGCGGCGTGGGTCAGGTCGTAGTCCACATACCCGGTTGGCACGATGATCGAGCCCCAGTGGAACAGCGTGTGATACAGCGCCAGCAGGGTGGACTCCTGACCTCCGTGACGCTCGTAGCTGCTGGTGAATCCGGTCGCGGGCTTGCCGGCCAGTTCGCCCGCGTTCCAGGCATTGCTGGTCGTGTCCAGGAACTGCTTGAGCTGAGCGGCGGGCTGACCGAACCGCGTCGGGGTGCCCAGCGCGAAGCCGTCGGCCCACACCAGGTCCTCGACCGTCACGGTCTCGATGTGCGCCGTGGCCTCAAGATGTGCCGCCCAGTCGGCGTTCTTCGCGATCACCTCCTGAGGCGCGAGTTCAGCCACCCGGCGCAGCCGGACCTCGGCACCGGCCTCCGCGGCGCCGGAGGTGAATGCCTCGGCCAGCGCGTGCACTGACCCGGTCGAGGAGTAGTAGACGACGGTCATGCGTGCCATGAGCTCTCGATCCTCCCAATTAGGAAAATGACATTGCACAATGTAATGGTGTAAAATCGGTGACGTCAAGAGGAGGGAACGAATCCATGGCAGTGCGAGGCAGGCCCAGGGACGAGGCGGCACGCGAGCGCATCGTGGCCGCGGGGGCCGAGCTGTTCATCCGCGACGGCTACGTCGCGACCACCATCGGCGCGATCGCCGAGCGGGCGCAGGTCGCGGTCAAGACCATCTACGCCGCCTACGGCAACAAGCTCGGCGTGCTCTCCGCCGCCCACGACCAGGCAGTCCTCGGCGACACCGAACCGGTCCGGCTGCTCGACCACGACTGGGTCTCCGCACTCACCGACGCCGGATCGGTCCAGGCCGCCTGGGCCGATGCCGCCATCCACCTGGCCGCTTCCACCGCCCGCGCCGCGCCCGTCCTGACCGCGATCCACGCTGCGGCCGCCGACCGCGGCGTGGCCGACCTGCTGACCGACCTGCGCCGTCAGCGCCACGCCTTCAGCCTCGGGCTCGCCCGCATCCTGCTCGACCTGCCCGGCGCCGTCCCACCGGAGTCGACCAGCCGTGTCGCCGACGTTATCTACGCCACCATGACCGTGGAGTCCTACACCCTCCTCGTCACCGAACGCGGCTGGAGCCTCGATCAATGGCGCGACTGGGCACACGACACCATCGCCCGAGAACTCACACCCGGGCCTTCCTCCGCGCGGTAGCGCGTGTGCGAGTCGGCAGCCTGCGCTCGGACCGACACCGACACCGACGCCATCCCGGCCGAACCTGCTGCGCCGCGCAAGAAAGCGATCGGCTGACTGCTGCTGTACGGCAACGAAAAGGCCCCTTCCGACTGATCGGAAAGGGCCGTGCAACCTGCTGTGGGCTTAACGTGTCAGCAATAGAACCGGGCGAGCACACGCCCCGGACGCAACCTGGGGCCGCCGTCAGGAGAGATGACGATGACCGCCAGACAGTGAAGGCGTGCCCGCCGAACAAGGCGGGCGTCAAGATCGGGTGGAGCTAAGGGGACTTACCCTCTGATCTCCCACCGCCAGCAAGGTGGACTAGACCACCTACTAGCCCATAGTGAGTGCACAACCGTCGCCACTCCCTGTGGGCGTCAAGCGTGGCTGGCATCGTCCAGGCGCCGGGCCAGCCTATAGCGCAGCCGACCGTCCTATTCGCCTGTGCGTTCAATAATGCTTGACCCGCCGGTCAATCCGGCGCGTGGCACGCCGTCGGCATGAAGTGCCTGCTCGTGCGAGTGAACAGGAAATCATAGTGGTCGCGGAGTCGTCACCCTGGAGCTGTCGGGTGCCGCGAGCGGCACGTACTTCCTGTCGCCGGCACGGGCCACGGCATCGAGGAAAGCGCCAGCACGGGCGAGTCTCCGAGCGCTGACGGGATGACTTT comes from the Prauserella marina genome and includes:
- a CDS encoding MFS transporter yields the protein MAFTAVFVPYTYIGVIYAPATGGSGVALALLMLVGGIAGAIGNLAAGFLTDRLGGARVVAVALIWLTAGLLVVPLATGHFGAALVAVGFYVVGAFAMSGLVGAAGIELLGSRYVSLLAAALALLAMGASFCAQRLIRSNARGWEYPAAQRRSGR
- a CDS encoding amidohydrolase; this translates as MSSENASTVFANVRPFGADPVDLVVTDGVITGHAAAGQGTGTRVVEGGGRIALPTMVDTHIHPDKTAWGQPWVSRRPAAGIAELGRADAELLRTLPAPVEERARGLLAHAAAHGTRAVRAHADVAPDFGLAGLEGVAEARANLAGVLDMQTVAFPQHGVRRAPGTAELLTEAARSGLADFVGGIDPIGFDDDPAGQLDLLFGLAERYGIGIDLHLHDRERAGLDVIADVIDRTRALSLGGRVTISHAFALVDLTEGELDRLGADLAVTGVGLTTVAPAGRTLPVNRLRELGVKVGLGSDGVRDSWSPFGNADMLHRAHLMASSLRARLDDELELGFLAAAEFGADLLGLSAVDLRPGSPADFFLVRGECLAQIVVDVPARDLVVRAGKVIARDGELG
- a CDS encoding nitroreductase family deazaflavin-dependent oxidoreductase translates to MPIGAPDRRILSMSTSTDWNTQIITEFRENEGRVGGPFAGAPMVLIHHRGRKSGKELVTPLMYLPDEHDSGTIYIFASKAGAPTNPAWYYNLTSSGTGDVEVGTDTYPVTVEEITGERRDRVYAEQANRYPGFAEYSRKTEGIRTIPVLALHRA
- a CDS encoding class I SAM-dependent methyltransferase, translating into MIHEHPLAYLLGLEGLALMRGFTGELDRDFVESRIAEVRRLLDDESLATAAVDVERVKTVEGYRIWSETYDQPGNAAFLIDEPEVSRIVDQLLPGAALDAACGTGRYAQWLSERGHRVIGVDSSPEMLARARARVPRGEFLLGDLRRLPVGDSEVDLVVCGLALTHLPVLEPVIAEFARVLRPGGHLVIADVHPEAVARGSIPPVRRADGRPGRVISHRHRIGDYLRAALSAGLRLRGCEEPRAVEPGSRGQAATTTGPWDVWPWSLAAMVPEAARAANEGVPAMVVFHFEQADS
- a CDS encoding TetR/AcrR family transcriptional regulator, giving the protein MTSTAADRGREVRHRLLRAAAELIAERGWTAVSTRVVAERAGVAPGLVHYHFASVQALLSAAATGAIRESLDAVGPMLTQARTPAELVELSVASLDSFTGDDPVSVLFIETYLAATRDPRLRDAVAAILADFRERYAAWFGAHGVAAPEATAVVLGSAFDGLVMRRALDSTLTAEAIAPVLTRMLTPASEKLGGNA
- a CDS encoding MFS transporter, with amino-acid sequence MSEQVQARTPSDTAGGRRWWGLVFVLTGNVTVFGAVTIMNTAVPAVQAELGMADATRGWVLTVFSLCFGALMLISGRIADALGLRRCMLAGLVGFAAASLLGGLATTSAVLLVARGVQGAAGALVAATALALLSVMFPAGTQRRKAFAILGAVMGMGTAGSFLLAGTLIETVSWRWCLLINIPLALVAAIGLRATAPPGQAPARGRIDILGAGLLTAAVAALVTGLNYASQVGWTHPLTPSLLGAALGLGTLFVLSARRSSDPLVPTPLITDRRRMIAFTAVFILGAGMFAGMWVLTTFLQGPLGYSAFSVGLAFIPFGLSATLTSFLLVRLTRADAEPARLLAAGLSLAAVALGTFLLLTPQSTYLTGVLPAMVLLGAGGTIVMVTGSNIATRDVGSLSGTASSLINATQQLGAAIGTAVLTSIALLTARGRSTDGSETAEADLAGHTAASATGAIVLAATAAALLLVGRRARGGASFGSAPVCSHQRRLAGSGEPIDRQHQ
- a CDS encoding DUF998 domain-containing protein → MTALLWAGALGTWLFVITFLIDGLTRPGYHPVRHPVSALALGPRGWIQTTNFVVCGLAVTVAAFPLAGALDSGILAVAVGVFGAALVASGVFPMDPMRGYPPGAPDGTPSETSRRHALHDYAGMVVFFGLPVAAVIAAIVVPETGWRWYSGVTAALLFAGFGAFGTAWENDSPRAGLIQRLVIGAGWLWLGLLFVHAAT
- a CDS encoding TetR/AcrR family transcriptional regulator encodes the protein MAVRGRPRDEAARERIVAAGAELFIRDGYVATTIGAIAERAQVAVKTIYAAYGNKLGVLSAAHDQAVLGDTEPVRLLDHDWVSALTDAGSVQAAWADAAIHLAASTARAAPVLTAIHAAAADRGVADLLTDLRRQRHAFSLGLARILLDLPGAVPPESTSRVADVIYATMTVESYTLLVTERGWSLDQWRDWAHDTIARELTPGPSSAR
- a CDS encoding helix-turn-helix transcriptional regulator; protein product: MPDTSLCSQTASTLGMAPGESREFWRLTATSYQCNMTCDFADDDESGTSTLTRLRTDQNQVLAWNSPQVRYRRKPEHMRQDGIDSYVLVLPVAGAVDVGLGNGRMTLRPGHAALITTTRPFDVTHTSDARLRAITIQRRVIHQRLNKKTEFEAPIDLVDGLGGVVHDLMNSALRAADQLSANEFDAVIDRLVELVCVLVGTGMVDAGDHFGEIETAIRRYVRDNAHDPDLNSELLASALGWSARQIQLALQRSGTTCRELIKEERLSLARHRLTSPAYGGMSITELAHRCGFSSPGRFSTAFRERFGSTPRELRRGEH
- a CDS encoding nitroreductase family deazaflavin-dependent oxidoreductase, with amino-acid sequence MAVTDRKPKRLLRLLLRAPIWLYRARLGALAGHRLVYLAHRGRRTGARREVVVEVVRYDSNIPEVVVVAAWGGAPDWYRNLRAAPAIEVRLGRRRWPEPEHRFLEADETLRTLLAYQRAHPHAWKRIAPLLGFPSDPADPRWPEVAEEVHAIAFTPRTG
- the wrbA gene encoding NAD(P)H:quinone oxidoreductase, which translates into the protein MARMTVVYYSSTGSVHALAEAFTSGAAEAGAEVRLRRVAELAPQEVIAKNADWAAHLEATAHIETVTVEDLVWADGFALGTPTRFGQPAAQLKQFLDTTSNAWNAGELAGKPATGFTSSYERHGGQESTLLALYHTLFHWGSIIVPTGYVDYDLTHAAGGNPYGVSSIGGDGPPNKDVLALARYQGGRLATLAATLAAARQELAAA